Proteins encoded within one genomic window of Streptomyces profundus:
- a CDS encoding 5'-methylthioadenosine/S-adenosylhomocysteine nucleosidase produces MPKNPVVILTALNLEYQAMRQKLSRPQVHRHKRGTRFEVGTVQGTSCRIVLGLTNKGNQSAAVIAERAIQEFSPVALLFVGVAGALWGTARLGDVVMASHVYAYHGGTSEDDGLKARPRVWETAHGISQLGSHLARVDDWADDMPGREHVPQVRFGAIAAGEVVQNSRISAEARWIRQHYNDALAIEMEAAGIAQAGHLNGAPVAIIRGISDRADGTKSSANDRNWQPQAAANAAAFATRLAVELVAEQEQIAMSEAEQPQTGGGTQEHVSNTAHNSTIGIMAGSVKESSVFMNAAPKATGPTDLIADLDSFREHMARHHLDGSLDGDTYQEALVELRSARQAASENTAEASKTTTMALKRLRGLIADSPELTARLAPMVVAAGNLS; encoded by the coding sequence ATGCCGAAAAACCCGGTGGTGATTCTCACTGCTCTCAATCTCGAATACCAGGCCATGCGCCAGAAACTATCCCGTCCACAGGTCCACCGCCATAAGCGTGGTACCCGGTTCGAGGTGGGAACCGTGCAGGGCACTTCGTGTCGCATCGTGCTCGGTCTGACGAACAAGGGGAATCAGTCTGCCGCAGTGATCGCCGAGCGGGCGATACAGGAGTTCTCGCCGGTGGCCTTGTTGTTCGTCGGAGTCGCCGGCGCGCTGTGGGGCACCGCCAGGCTGGGCGACGTGGTGATGGCCAGCCATGTGTACGCCTACCACGGCGGGACCAGCGAGGACGACGGCCTCAAGGCCCGTCCCCGGGTATGGGAGACGGCGCACGGTATCAGTCAACTCGGCTCGCATCTGGCTCGCGTGGACGACTGGGCCGACGACATGCCTGGCCGTGAGCACGTGCCGCAGGTGCGCTTCGGCGCCATCGCCGCGGGCGAGGTCGTACAGAACTCGAGGATCTCGGCCGAAGCTCGGTGGATTCGGCAGCACTACAACGACGCGCTCGCGATCGAGATGGAGGCCGCCGGCATAGCACAGGCCGGTCATCTCAACGGAGCACCCGTGGCCATCATCCGGGGAATCAGCGACCGAGCGGACGGCACGAAGAGCAGCGCGAACGACCGTAACTGGCAACCACAGGCTGCGGCGAACGCGGCGGCATTCGCCACTCGGCTGGCGGTGGAACTGGTGGCAGAACAGGAGCAGATCGCAATGTCCGAGGCGGAACAGCCCCAGACGGGCGGCGGAACCCAGGAGCACGTCAGCAACACCGCCCATAACAGCACGATTGGGATCATGGCCGGTTCGGTCAAGGAGAGCAGCGTCTTCATGAATGCGGCCCCGAAGGCCACCGGTCCAACTGACCTGATCGCAGACCTGGATAGTTTCCGTGAGCACATGGCACGTCACCACCTTGACGGATCGCTTGACGGCGACACCTACCAGGAGGCACTGGTCGAGCTTCGCTCCGCCCGGCAGGCGGCAAGCGAGAACACCGCCGAGGCATCCAAGACGACGACCATGGCGCTCAAGAGGTTACGCGGCCTGATCGCGGATTCTCCCGAGCTGACGGCCAGGCTGGCACCCATGGTAGTTGCGGCAGGCAACTTGTCATGA